One genomic region from Alteromonas pelagimontana encodes:
- the gmk gene encoding guanylate kinase has product MASLLGNLFILAAPSGAGKSSLIKALLEKHDGEDAYPMQVSVSHTTRKPRPGEEDGVHYHFISREQFESLIEQGVFFEWAEVFGNYYGTSRVTIEQTLHQGIDVFLDIDWQGARQVKKLLPDTCGIFILPPSTAVLKERLTRRGQDSEEVIANRMREAISEMLHYDEFDYVLINDDFSTALAELEAIVCSGRLRTCKQNMRHSALLEDLLNT; this is encoded by the coding sequence ATGGCTTCATTACTCGGCAATCTATTTATACTGGCGGCACCGTCTGGCGCAGGAAAGTCCAGTCTTATTAAAGCGTTACTTGAAAAGCACGATGGCGAAGACGCTTATCCCATGCAGGTTTCTGTTTCCCATACCACCCGCAAACCCAGACCGGGCGAAGAAGATGGCGTCCATTATCATTTTATCAGTCGCGAACAGTTCGAGAGCCTTATCGAACAAGGCGTGTTCTTTGAGTGGGCCGAAGTCTTTGGTAACTATTACGGCACCTCGCGGGTAACAATTGAACAGACACTACATCAAGGAATCGATGTATTTCTGGATATAGACTGGCAAGGCGCGCGTCAGGTGAAAAAGCTGTTGCCTGATACCTGTGGCATTTTTATTTTGCCGCCTTCTACAGCCGTATTAAAAGAACGGCTTACCCGACGTGGCCAGGATTCTGAAGAGGTAATTGCTAACCGAATGCGTGAAGCAATTTCAGAAATGTTGCATTACGACGAGTTTGATTATGTATTAATCAATGATGATTTTTCCACTGCTCTGGCGGAGTTGGAAGCAATTGTTTGCTCTGGGCGATTGCGTACCTGTAAGCAGAATATGCGGCATTCTGCGCTACTGGAAGATTTGTTAAATACCTGA
- the rpoZ gene encoding DNA-directed RNA polymerase subunit omega, with translation MARVTVEDAVDKVGNRFDLVLVAARRARQLATGGKDPMVDANNDKPTVTALREIEEGFVNAGTLEQDEMRDHEQQERADFASVANILSDQ, from the coding sequence ATGGCCCGCGTAACCGTAGAAGATGCCGTAGATAAAGTTGGTAACCGCTTTGACCTTGTCCTGGTTGCAGCCCGTCGTGCAAGACAATTAGCAACGGGTGGGAAAGATCCCATGGTTGATGCTAACAATGATAAACCCACTGTAACTGCACTTCGTGAAATTGAAGAAGGTTTTGTGAACGCTGGTACGCTGGAGCAGGACGAAATGCGCGATCATGAGCAACAAGAGCGTGCTGATTTTGCTTCTGTAGCAAACATTCTGTCTGATCAGTAG